One Dryobates pubescens isolate bDryPub1 chromosome 33, bDryPub1.pri, whole genome shotgun sequence DNA window includes the following coding sequences:
- the TMEM269 gene encoding transmembrane protein 269 isoform X1, whose protein sequence is MWMVSPPVGILQSTKKLVLSERAAAGRGRTLEFLRKNAANGLSMANLVAGLASILCSLNRQYSYSCWLLLVGFLLDLADGAVARRLDACSALGAKLDDFADFTTFGLGTALLLQPQGVLAGLLVMAYVMAVFARLCFFSSAGIPFTYRGLPCPYASSLLVGTFLLLGGDITLLRVTAAIMILFMVDQGLYPHDKVLESQLWKKAVYAGGVVAVLFSPAAVASVYFLAWSISYIVFPFAIWSCET, encoded by the exons ATGTGGATGGTGTCACCGCCCGTGG GTATTTTGCAGTCCACCAAGAAGCTGGTGCTGAGCGAGCGGGCGGCAGCCGGCCGGGGCCGGACGCTGGAGTTCCTGCGGAAGAATGCGGCCAATGGGCTCTCCATGGCCAACCTGGTGGCCGGGCTCGCCTCCATCCTCTGCAGCCTCAAcag gcagtactcctactcctgctggctgctgctggtgggcttCCTGCTCGACCTGGCCGACGGAGCCGTCGCTCGCCGGCTCGACGCCTGCTCGGCGCTGG GTGCCAAGCTGGATGACTTTGCCGACTTCACCACCTTCGGGCTGGGCAcggcgctgctgctgcagccgcaGGGCGTCCTGGCCGGGCTGCTGGTCATGGCCTACGTCATGGCCGTGTTCGCGCGGCTCTGCTTCTTCTCCAGTG cagggatcCCTTTCACCTACCGGGGGCTGCCCTGTCCCTACGCCTCCTCGCTGCTGGTGGGgaccttcctgctgctggggggggacaTCACCCTGCTGCGTGTCACTGCTGCCATCATGATCCTCTTCATGGTGGACCAGGGGCTCTACCCTCACGacaaggtgctggagtcccaGCTCTGGAAGAAAGCAGTTTATGCTGGAG GGGTGGTTGCTGTCCTCTTCTCGCCGGCAGCAGTGGCCTCGGTCTATTTCCTGGCCTGGTCGATATCCTACATTGTCTTCCCCTTTGCCATCTGGAGCTGTGAAACCTAA
- the SVBP gene encoding small vasohibin-binding protein yields MEPSGAGRKERPKPREPAARLEKAKQKSAQTELKQRQRAEIYALNRVMTELEQQQFDSFCKQMQGSGE; encoded by the exons ATGGAGCCGAGCGGGGCGGGGCGGAAGGAGCGGCCGAAGCCGCGGGAGCCGGCGGCTCGCCTGGAGAAGGCCAAGCAGAAGTCGGCGCAGACGGagctgaagcagaggcagagggcgGAG ATCTATGCCCTCAACCGAGTGATGAccgagctggagcagcagcagttcgACTCCTTCTGCAAACAGATGCAGGGCTCTGGAGAGTGA
- the TMEM269 gene encoding transmembrane protein 269 isoform X3, whose amino-acid sequence MANLVAGLASILCSLNRQYSYSCWLLLVGFLLDLADGAVARRLDACSALGAKLDDFADFTTFGLGTALLLQPQGVLAGLLVMAYVMAVFARLCFFSSAGIPFTYRGLPCPYASSLLVGTFLLLGGDITLLRVTAAIMILFMVDQGLYPHDKVLESQLWKKAVYAGGVVAVLFSPAAVASVYFLAWSISYIVFPFAIWSCET is encoded by the exons ATGGCCAACCTGGTGGCCGGGCTCGCCTCCATCCTCTGCAGCCTCAAcag gcagtactcctactcctgctggctgctgctggtgggcttCCTGCTCGACCTGGCCGACGGAGCCGTCGCTCGCCGGCTCGACGCCTGCTCGGCGCTGG GTGCCAAGCTGGATGACTTTGCCGACTTCACCACCTTCGGGCTGGGCAcggcgctgctgctgcagccgcaGGGCGTCCTGGCCGGGCTGCTGGTCATGGCCTACGTCATGGCCGTGTTCGCGCGGCTCTGCTTCTTCTCCAGTG cagggatcCCTTTCACCTACCGGGGGCTGCCCTGTCCCTACGCCTCCTCGCTGCTGGTGGGgaccttcctgctgctggggggggacaTCACCCTGCTGCGTGTCACTGCTGCCATCATGATCCTCTTCATGGTGGACCAGGGGCTCTACCCTCACGacaaggtgctggagtcccaGCTCTGGAAGAAAGCAGTTTATGCTGGAG GGGTGGTTGCTGTCCTCTTCTCGCCGGCAGCAGTGGCCTCGGTCTATTTCCTGGCCTGGTCGATATCCTACATTGTCTTCCCCTTTGCCATCTGGAGCTGTGAAACCTAA
- the PHC2 gene encoding LOW QUALITY PROTEIN: polyhomeotic-like protein 2 (The sequence of the model RefSeq protein was modified relative to this genomic sequence to represent the inferred CDS: deleted 1 base in 1 codon), translating into MENEQLPAPPPSSSAAGTGTGTAPTPSSAGTARPPPPQISVYSGIPDRQTVQVIQQALHRQPNTAAQYLQQMYAAQQQHLMLQTAALQQQHLTSAQLQSLAAVQQASLAANRQSSSSAGNGTQPAPAQQPTINLATSPAQLLNRAQGVAPGASGIAQQAVLLGNAASPALTASQAQMYLRAQMLIFTPTGPVSAVRPESPAPAPPAPPPAPQPAAPQVHSLALRPAGPHLPTLAMKPPGGTPPRAGPPRGPPPDPPAEHLKKAEGADARAHPLARAAAPTAAHPLVGPAYAPLQPPQFLQQQQPAPKPMQTQQTQQQQFVIQQQQQLAPRGQPPQGPPSNPQLQPLPPASPGLAPQPKVGVPQGAGGGEGGPPNGHPACHAAPRKFQHASAVILQLQPAGPTPPLGVPEGTRRDPPPAPRNTESPPAAPSQPPALSPPAAPPGPDTPEGERTPTHEPPADRLHAQPPPLASVPGMTSGTGSSAATVAGAAPHNGENKPPQAIVKPQILTHVIEGFVIQEGAEPFPVGRSSLLVGTLKKKYAQELLAEKLPQQDNTTTDSEMEEPYLQESKEEGNPPKLKCELCGRVDFAYKFKRSKRFCSMACAKRYNVGCTKRVGLFHPDRSKLQKAGGGPPHGRRRACKGTLPALGKDTKKQPPVSLPPGSGTASLQLNHSQEDSSRCSDNSSYEEPLSPISASSSASRRRQGERDLELRDMELPDVHVRDLAAIGHRFLPSEPSKWNVEDVYEFIRSLPGQPRRRPGPGGRRPGPGGRRRKGKGRAGGRGGDRQR; encoded by the exons ATGGAGAACGAGCAGCTGCCGGCCCCCCCGCCCTCCAGCAGCGCCGCTGGCACCGgcactggcactgcccccacccccagcagcgcCGGCACCGCccggccccccccgccccagatCTCCGTCTACAGCGGCATCCCCGACCGGCAAACCGTCCAG GTGATCCAGCAGGCGCTGCACCGGCAGCCCAACACGGCGGCGCAGTACCTGCAGCAGATGTATGCagcgcagcagcagcacctgatgctgcagactgcagccctgcagcagcagcacctcaccagcgcccagctccagagcctggctgctgtccagcag gccagcctggcagccaacaggcagagcagctcctcggCTGGCAACGGCACCCAGCCGGCTCCGGCACAGCAGCCCACG ATCAACCTGGCGACGTCTCCGGCGCAGCTGCTGAACCGGGCGCAGGGCGTGGCGCCGGGCGCCTCGGGCATCgcgcagcaggcagtgctgctgggcaacgCCGCCTCGCCCGCCCTCACCGCCAGCCAGGCGCAGATGTACCTGCGGGCGCAGATG CTCATCTTCACCCCCACGGGCCCGGTCAGCGCCGTCCGCCCCGAGAGCCCCGCGCCGGccccgccggccccgccgcctgccccccagcccgcCGCCCCCCAG GtgcacagcctggccctgcgCCCCGCCGGCCCCCACCTCCCTACCCTGGCCATGAAGCCCCCTGGGGGTACCCCACCCCGGGCTGGCCCCCCCCGGGGCCCCCCACCTGACCCTCCCGCCGAGCACCTCAAAAAAGCCGAGGGGGCCGATGCCCGCGCCCACCCCCTGGCTCGCGCCGCCGCCCCCACGGCCGCCCACCCGCTCGTCGGCCCAG cctacgccccgctgcagcccccccagttcctgcagcagcagcagccagcgccGAAGCCGATGCAGACGCAGCAgacgcagcagcagcagttcgtcatccagcagcagcagcagctggcaccccgTGGGCAGCCTCCCCAGGGCCCCCCTAGCAACCCCCAACTCCAACCCTTACCCCCTGCTAGCCCTGGCCTGGCCCCCCAACCCAAAGTGGGGGTTCcccaaggagcaggagggggtgAGGGTGGCCCCCCCAATGGGCACCCCGCCTGCCACGCTGCTCCCCGCAAGTTCCAGCATGCCTCTGCCGtcatcctgcagctgcagcccgcAGGGCCCACG CCCCCACTCGGGGTCCCTGAGGGCACCCGCCGGGACCCACCACCCGCCCCGAGGAACACCGAGAGCCCGCCCGCCGCCCCGTCGCAGCCCCCCGCCCTCTCGCCGCCCGCCGCTCCCCCGGGCCCCGACACCCCAGAGGGCGAGCGGACCCCCACGCACG AGCCGCCGGCCGACCGCCTTCATGCGCAGCCCCCGCCCCTGGCCAGCGTTCCCGGCATGACCTCGGGCACCGGGAGCTCTGCCGCCACCGTCGCCGGCGCCGCCCCCCACAATGGTGAGAACAAACCCCCCCAGGCCATCGTGAAACCCCAGATCCTCACGCACGTCATCGAGGGCTTCGTCATCCAGGAGGGGGCAGAGCCGTTCCCG GTGGGCCGCTCCTCGCTGCTGGTGGGGACGCTGAAGAAGAAGTATGCGCAGGAGCTGCTGGCGGAGAAACTCCCGCAGCAGGACAACACCACCACCGACTCCGAGATGGAGGAGCCCTACCTGCAAG AGTCCAAGGAGGAGGGGAACCCCCCCAAGCTGAAGTGTGAGCTCTGCGGCAGGGTCGACTTCGCCTACAAGTTCAAGCGCTCCAAGCGCTTCTGCTCCATGGCCTGTGCCAAGAG GTACAACGTGGGGTGCACGAAGCGGGTGGGCTTGTTCCACCCCGACCGCAGCAAACTGCAGAAAGCCGGCGGGGGGCCCCCCCACGGCCGCCGCCGAGCTTGCAAGGGGACCCTGCCCGCCCTCGGCAAGGACACCAAGAAGCAG CCGCCGGTGTCCCTGCCGCCGGGCTCGGGGACGGCGTCGCTGCAGCTGAACCAC AGCCAGGAGGACTCGAGCCGCTGCTCCGACAACTCCAGCTACGAGGAGCCGCTGTCGCCCATCTCCGCCAGCTCCTCGGCCTCCCGCCGGCGGCAGGGCGAGCGCGACCTGGAGCTGCGCGACATGGAGCTGCCCGACGTGCACGTCCGCGACCTGGCCGCCATCGGCCACCGCTTCCTGCCCAGCGAGCCCAGCAAGTGGAACGTCGAGGACGTCTACGAATTCATTCGCTCCCTGCCCGGTCAGCCCCGGCGGCGACCGGGCCCGGGGGGGCGGCGACCGGGCCCGGGGGGGCGGCGACGGAAGGGGAAGGGGCGGGCTGGGGGGCGAGGAGGGGATCGGCAGCGGTAA
- the TMEM269 gene encoding transmembrane protein 269 isoform X2 gives MWMVSPPVGILQSTKKLVLSERAAAGRGRTLEFLRKNAANGLSMANLVAGLASILCSLNRQYSYSCWLLLVGFLLDLADGAVARRLDACSALGAKLDDFADFTTFGLGTALLLQPQGVLAGLLVMAYVMAVFARLCFFSSGIPFTYRGLPCPYASSLLVGTFLLLGGDITLLRVTAAIMILFMVDQGLYPHDKVLESQLWKKAVYAGGVVAVLFSPAAVASVYFLAWSISYIVFPFAIWSCET, from the exons ATGTGGATGGTGTCACCGCCCGTGG GTATTTTGCAGTCCACCAAGAAGCTGGTGCTGAGCGAGCGGGCGGCAGCCGGCCGGGGCCGGACGCTGGAGTTCCTGCGGAAGAATGCGGCCAATGGGCTCTCCATGGCCAACCTGGTGGCCGGGCTCGCCTCCATCCTCTGCAGCCTCAAcag gcagtactcctactcctgctggctgctgctggtgggcttCCTGCTCGACCTGGCCGACGGAGCCGTCGCTCGCCGGCTCGACGCCTGCTCGGCGCTGG GTGCCAAGCTGGATGACTTTGCCGACTTCACCACCTTCGGGCTGGGCAcggcgctgctgctgcagccgcaGGGCGTCCTGGCCGGGCTGCTGGTCATGGCCTACGTCATGGCCGTGTTCGCGCGGCTCTGCTTCTTCTCCAGTG ggatcCCTTTCACCTACCGGGGGCTGCCCTGTCCCTACGCCTCCTCGCTGCTGGTGGGgaccttcctgctgctggggggggacaTCACCCTGCTGCGTGTCACTGCTGCCATCATGATCCTCTTCATGGTGGACCAGGGGCTCTACCCTCACGacaaggtgctggagtcccaGCTCTGGAAGAAAGCAGTTTATGCTGGAG GGGTGGTTGCTGTCCTCTTCTCGCCGGCAGCAGTGGCCTCGGTCTATTTCCTGGCCTGGTCGATATCCTACATTGTCTTCCCCTTTGCCATCTGGAGCTGTGAAACCTAA